In one window of Legionella fallonii LLAP-10 DNA:
- a CDS encoding 2OG-Fe(II) oxygenase, with translation MTINIRSQLKDLIVKRLNETKEHLKQEFFLEHHIKVARHFTLDNLLPTEIAEGIYTNFPKPSQMHLLNIPGKLKLKYSHLKDVSSLLQDINFAIQDPQVVALIEEITEIKSQVPDPSPYAGGISTLLKGYRLNPHIDNSHDVDRKYYRTVNVLYYVSPNWRLENGGNFELWDKEIKNRIIVPSLFNRLLVMETNRTSWHAVNPVLCDAPRCCVFNYFFSEQSPEGEEYFFNGNSFRARPEQKIRRAIERVKNTFIRR, from the coding sequence ATGACAATTAATATAAGAAGTCAATTAAAGGATCTAATCGTAAAAAGATTAAATGAAACTAAAGAGCACTTGAAACAAGAATTTTTCCTTGAGCATCATATAAAAGTTGCCCGTCACTTTACACTGGATAATCTTCTTCCAACTGAAATTGCTGAGGGAATATACACTAACTTTCCTAAACCAAGCCAAATGCATTTATTAAATATTCCTGGAAAATTAAAGTTAAAATACAGCCACTTAAAAGATGTATCCAGTTTATTGCAAGATATTAATTTTGCGATTCAAGACCCTCAAGTTGTTGCTTTGATTGAAGAGATAACAGAGATTAAAAGCCAAGTTCCTGACCCATCACCGTATGCTGGTGGAATTAGTACATTACTTAAAGGATATCGTCTGAATCCTCATATAGATAATTCGCATGATGTGGACAGAAAATACTATCGGACGGTAAATGTACTGTATTATGTATCTCCTAATTGGCGACTCGAGAATGGTGGAAATTTTGAACTATGGGATAAAGAAATTAAAAATCGCATTATTGTCCCTAGTCTGTTTAATCGACTGCTTGTGATGGAAACAAATCGAACATCTTGGCATGCTGTTAATCCTGTTCTATGTGACGCGCCTCGATGTTGTGTGTTTAATTACTTTTTTTCTGAGCAATCTCCTGAAGGCGAAGAGTATTTTTTTAATGGAAATTCATTTAGAGCTCGACCTGAACAAAAAATTCGTCGTGCAATTGAACGTGTCAAGAATACATTCATAAGAAGATGA